From Phragmites australis chromosome 5, lpPhrAust1.1, whole genome shotgun sequence, a single genomic window includes:
- the LOC133917507 gene encoding PLASMODESMATA CALLOSE-BINDING PROTEIN 2-like: MRRRGRLPAALWLVAVAWAAVMLVMARPAAAAWCIARSGASVKALQAALDYACSPAGGADCAPIQASGLCYLPNTLAAHASYAFNSIFQRSRAAPGACDFAGTATITLTDPSYGSCTYPASPSTAGQSGSPGTPSTPTSLSPPGTDSSGGLNAPDIGPEESSAEAPAAASFTSLALSCFMCLFLQWW; encoded by the exons atgcggcggcgcgggcgcctCCCTGCGGCGCTGTGGCTCGTCGCCGTGGCGTGGGCGGCGGTGATGCTCGTCATggcgcggccggcggcggcggcttggtGCATCGCACGGAGCGGGGCGTCGGTGAAGGCGCTGCAGGCGGCGCTGGACTACGCGTGCAGCCCCGCGGGGGGCGCCGACTGCGCGCCCATCCAGGCCAGCGGCCTCTGCTACCTCCCCAACACCCTCGCCGCGCACGCATCCTACGCGTTCAACTCCATCTTCCAGCGCTCGCGCGCCGCGCCCGGCGCCTGCGACTTCGCCGGCACCGCCACCATCACGCTCACGGACCCCA GTTATGGATCATGCACCTACCCTGCATCTCCAAG CACTGCCGGGCAGTCAGGATCGCCAGGCACGCCGAGTACTCCCACGTCTCTATCACCACCGGGCACCGATAGCTCCGGAGGCCTGAACGCACCTGACATCGGTCCAGAAGAGTCCAGTGCCGAGGCTCCGGCTGCCGCGTCTTTCACATCTCTTGCTCTGTCCTGTTTCATGTGCTTGTTCCTGCAGTGGTGGTGA
- the LOC133918962 gene encoding large ribosomal subunit protein uL29, producing the protein MARIKVHELRGKNKAELLAQLKELKAELSLLRVAKVTGGAPNKLSKIKVVRTSIARVLTVISQKQKAALRDAYKKKTLLPLDLRPKKTRAIRRRLTKHQLSLKTEREKKREKYFPMRKYAIKA; encoded by the exons ATGG CCCGGATCAAGGTGCACGAGCTCCGGGGGAAGAACAAGGCGGAGCTGCTGGCGCAGCTCAAGGAACTCAAGGCCGAGCTCTCCCTTCTGCGCGTCGCCAAGGTCACCGGCGGAGCCCCCAACAAGCTCTCCAAGAT CAAGGTGGTGCGCACGTCAATCGCGCGCGTGCTCACGGTGATCTCACAGAAGCAGAAGGCGGCGCTGCGGGATGCGTACAAGAAGAAGACGCTGCTCCCCCTCGACCTCCGCCCCAAGAAGACCCGCgccatccgccgccgcctcacTAAGCACCAG CTTTCTCTGAAGACGGAGAGGGAAAAGAAGCGTGAGAAGTATTTTCCCATGAGGAAGTATGCTATCAAGGCCTAG